A stretch of the Meleagris gallopavo isolate NT-WF06-2002-E0010 breed Aviagen turkey brand Nicholas breeding stock unplaced genomic scaffold, Turkey_5.1 ChrUn_random_7180001957892, whole genome shotgun sequence genome encodes the following:
- the LOC100540527 gene encoding T-cell-interacting, activating receptor on myeloid cells protein 1-like isoform X2 — protein MAPMALALILGWWLVALSRAEQLPPPSLSLHPSQGVSLGDTVTLRCHLPQLVAWVWLYQDGGRTHNKFQDKGQDAVEFSFVSARWEHAGTYRCQYHVSEPLGTSEKSDPVELVLTDRRYPPPGISLSFEGHVMTAINISIHMERGSNVTIRCWNWEYGSSFLLHKGGHSAPVQRQDPIGGGMATFTLFGVSPTDSGTYSCSYRPRGHPSVSSPLGDSVTLEVTSPPTHPGANGESRGSLVVAVAGGCAAALAFGLILIIFFLLPACRRRIQTTAGSGESLKNSKANELQAHH, from the exons atggCACCAATGGCGCTGGCCCTCATCCTGG gttggtggctggtGGCACTGAGCAGGGCAGAGCAAC tgcccccaccctccctgtcgctgcaccccagccagggggtgtccctgggggacactgtcaccctgcgctgccacctgccccaGCTGGTTGCCTGGGTCTGGCTGTACCAGGACGGAGGTAGGACACACAACAAGTTCCAGGACAAGGGGCAGGATGCGGTCGAGTTCTCCTTCGTTAGCGCACGTTGGGAGCATGCAGGGACGTATCGGTGCCAGTACCATGTGTCTGAGCCATTGGGAACATCAGAAAAGAGCGATcccgtggagctggtgctgacag ATCGCAGGTACCCCCCACCTGGCATTTCTCTGAGCTTTGAGGGACACGTGATGACAGCCATCAATATCAGTATCCACATGGAGAGAGGGTCCAATGTCACCATCCGGTGCTGGAACTGGGAGTATGGatcctccttcctcctgcacaaggGTGGGCACTCAGCCCCTGTCCAGCGCCAGGACCCCATTGGTGGAGGAATGGCCACCTTCACCCTCTTTGGGGTGTCCCCCACTGACAGCGGCACCTATAGCTGCTCCTACCGCCCCAGGGGTCACCCGTCTGTGTCCTCACCCCTCGGGGACAGCGTGACACTTGAGGTGACATCCCCACCTACACATCCAG GTGCCAATGGGGAATCCCGTGGGAGCCTGGTTGTGGCAGTGGCAGGGGGCTGTGCCGCTGCCCTCGCCTTCGGCCTCATCCTCATCATCTTCTtcctcctgcctgcctgcagacGGCGGATACAGACAACAGCTGGCTCTG